GACGGGAGCAGGGAGAGGGTGGAAGAGGGCGGGAAACACTCCTCTCAACAGCTGGGACTGACGAGCCACCTGCAGGACAGAACAAGGACATAGAGAGTGAACGTTCAGCAATAATAAGGGAATGAGTAACAGTATGTAAGACCAAAAACATGTGTCTATAAAGATGCTTTGCAGAAAAGCGGCCAATGAAATTCTTTTTGGCTCTTTGCAGCAATATCAGCAGAAgcataaaatgttgtttctgacGCACACTAACAACTGTCTCCGAAGTAACAAACATACGCTCTGACATCTTTAACACTGTTCACAACAGACAGTGAGTGTAAATACTGACTGGATCACACTGTATCAGTGTTTTGAGTAAGTGCGAGTTCTGAATAATTAAGTCCTGTTTCATTCAAAACTACTGCACTGGTAATAAgcagaagaaaggaagagacaAACCTGAGGGCTTCTGGTGACGGCAACGATGGGGCAGCGAGGGCGGTACCTGGACAGAAGATGTGCCGATCTGCCGAgatgagaagaaacagaaatgattgtTGTTGATGCACATGAACACAATTTTCATGGAAGTAGTGTCAAAACAGCCTAAGAGCTCCTTGGCAAAGATTTCTCAGAAGTCTCTAATGGATGAACGTCATTTCCCTGATTTTAAAAGATGCTGCTCCATGACGCTTTTCCTAAGATCTAAAAGCAGGTGTCACTTCAGGTCAGGTTCCTACTCAAACACCTGCCCGTTCTCCACTCGTTAGCTTTCTTCACTCTTTTATGCTGTACTGGTTTTtcctttaatgtgtttgtgatgtttgaaGATATGTGTGTTAGGAGAAATCTATAATTTGTCAGGCAGGCAAGTTAGTTCCCATAGCAAGCACTTAGAAAACACactaaaatatacagtaaggACCACAATAAAACATTATCGTCAACAAAGAGTGTCTCCTGAGGATACAGTAAACAGCACTGCAATATTGAGTCTGTAGCTTTGCTCTGGGGTATAAACTAACATCTGTTGtttaaagagacatttaaaaGGCTGTGCAATGTAATGTGTTTGCAGATAGTGAAAGACAAACTTAAAAAGGCACATGTTCACTCAGGTCCAACACTTAGGAATAAGTCTATGATATGTGCAAACGACTGTATACATGTGTCCAAGGAATAACGTTCAAAGTGATGACATTTAGAGCTAAGGAGTGTCTAACTATTCATCACAATCATTATTAACCATTAACTATTTTAACTgaacatgtaatgtaatgtaagcCAGGGTTTTTGGATCATCATACACACCTGCCACTGGTGGTGAGGACTATGATGGCCCCTGCACAGCATTTGAAAGAGGACTCTACAGCTCCAATTGCTGTGACCTCGGTGGGgtcagaggagagaggagtgaggCGACGCAACTCCTCAAAAAGCTGCTGGTGAAAAATGGCTGCCTCTGCCTCCCTGCAgatctgagagagagacagggagtgACGGGGGAACGGAGAGGGAGATCATTATCAGAGGGCACAAAGTCAGATGTAACAGAATGGACATAATGGACACGCTGAAACACACACCGAGTGCATCATTGCGACTGCCTCCACAGGAAACTGTCCCTTGGCGGTCTCCCCAGACAACATTACACAGTCGGCTCCATCCAGCACAGCGTTGGCGACGTCACTGCCCTCTGCTCTGGTTGGCCGTGCGTGGGACACCATGCTCTCCAGCATCTACAACCACACAACCACAATACTGCTTATCTCCATTAtcatatttgtatttgcatACGTCAGATTTTGTGATGTATATAGGTGAAAACGAGAAATCATTTTAACTGCGGCAGGTCAACCTGAATTAGAGAGATTGCTATTGACATTCCGGAGATTCAGTATTATGAGTCAATGAGCAAAGGAGACCGTCAGAAAATGAGGCAGCTCACAGCGTTGCCTCAGAGACTGCATCTTTGTAGTAGTTAAGAAGCTGCAGTTAATGCTtattagtgtatgtgtgtgggtgtcgTCTGTGGGCTCAGATCTCGAGTTGCAAACCTGCTATAACACTGTCACTCTGAGTCAAGAGCTGTAGCACAAACAAGACAGTGCACTGTGACTCAACATGGCTGCaggagtgtgcatgtgtgtgcttgtgtgaatgagtggaagtgtgtgtttgagaatgGATTTAatgacaactgtgtgtgtgtgtgtgtgtgtgtgtgtgtgtgtgtgtgtgtgtgtgtgtgtgtgtgtgtgtgtgtgtgtgtgtgtgtgtttgtgtgggtacATAACACAGGAGTGTAAAGTTAATGTGTGCCTGCTCGGTTTTAATGCTAGTTTACTTTCACCTATTTGACATTTGATCGTCTAACACTGTGGTCAGAGTCCAGATCTGCATATTGTATCATTTCTCTGTGGGTGCGTTTGTGTCTTGCTCTGACCTGTGTGGCACAGATGACGGGCTTGCCTGCAGAGTTGCAGCGCCCAATCATCATCTTCTGGGCGACGAAGACTTTCTCCACCGGGATTTCGATCCCCAGGTCGCCCCTGGCAACCATCACGCCGTCGCTCTCAGCCAGGATCTCCTCAAACCTGACAGACCGAttagaggagaagaggaggcagaggattAAAAAATAGGAAGTAGGAAAAGAGCACAAAAGGCTGAGAGAAGATGAGGAGATGGAAAGACCAAAACcgatgttgctgctgcttctgtgcaTTAGCCAAGAACTATTAAAATGCAGATCACAGTGTGCAACAACAGGATTCTGTAAACTCTGTCtgcatattaaaaacatatttaaggCAGTGTTGTACTGAGATCTAAATCACCTAAATTATCTGGATAAAATCCAAATCCATGTATGAACAACAAGGAACTGCAGGATTTTTTttgaataacacacacacacaacaatgttTATACACAGTATAATGACTGTGTTGAACTTGATCTTTATCATCCTAGCtaagtaaatataatttaaattacagtCAGTGAGCACTCGGACACAGCAAGAGAGAAACAAGGAAGCTGAAAGAGCTGTGACAGAAACTGCTTCACATATTAAATGGCAGCTATAACTCACTCTGACAGCCGCACAGATAGCTTATATTAGATGTGCAAAATCCAGGGTTGACATATGTCCATCCATCACAAACAGCTAACTGTCCACAGGAGGGACCGCCGACAGCAGAGGGTTTCTAAGTCCTGTGACAGCCTCATCAAGGAGTCACTGCCTTCAGCCACTGTGTCGCTCAAATCAAAATAACTCTACCCAAATGGTTTTAATTCAAGTCTTTTCTTTGACTCACTTCTGAACCCCCTGCCGGCTTTCCACCTTGCTGATCACTTTGATATGTCGTCCATGTGCCCCCAGAGCTCGTCGTACATCCTTGACATCCTGAGCTGAGCGGATGAAGCTGGCAAACACCATGTCGACACCCTGGGCCACTCCGAACCTCAGGTCAGCCTCATCCCGCTCGCTGACCGCCTGCAGGCCGACCAGGTCGCAGCCCGGGAGGTTAACACCTTTACGACTGCAAAGCACTCCCCCAGCCTCAACCACGGTGTCAACCCAGTCAGAGCCtgcagagggagaagaaaataAGACACAGTAGGAGAAAATAAGAGTAGATTTTTACAGTTGTGTCAGAGTTATGATCCTGTCCTGTTGGATCACATTAACAAACTGTCTGAAAAAATGTCCCTGacatttacaaaattaaaacttCACATTAAAACTGGTTCCAGGatttgaaaacacagacataagaGTGATTTAAACTCAGTTTCTTTGGAAATATTCTTGAAAAGAGATACTGATGTTTTGGAAATGGCCTCTTTTAGATTTCAATGATTGGATCATGTAAATAACATTCAGTCataattttaatgtaaatgctGGACTGTGGTCCAGTGATTACAACACACTGCAGTCTCATATCTATTTTTGTCCATTGTTTATTAGAGATTCTTtgtttcaatttcaattcaataaaaaaaaaacgctttTTACAAAAGGTGAGCTAGATTGTCTTGTGTAGGTTATGTTCATTACCTAGCTCTGTGACTTTGAGCCCAATGAGACCATCGTCTATGTAGATCTTGCTTCCCTTCTTGAGGACTTTGGACACGTTGGGATAGTCCACCCAGATAATCTTTCCAtctgtcttgtctttgtcaATCTCTGCTGTCACCACACGGACATGGCTGcccttctccagctccacctcctcctccactttctGTAGAAGaaagtacacacacaccaaccacaacagacagacacaatTATCACGAATGCAATGCTGCCTTTAAGTGCACGCTATTATCTTTTGATTATACATACATTAAGCATGGTGTCCTTGTGGGACAACTAATAGACTAAAGAAGTAATTTTTATGGTTAGTGATGCATTAAATAGCATTTTTATTGTAGTAAACTTCGCTTCACTAtctttcattattattcatctgTCATAGTCATTTCAAAGAAATTAGTTTTGAGGAAATCACCTCAACAATTAGAGTGCACAGTTTtccaaagtgaaataaagttttcaaatgtattgtgttgacattgtgtttgtttgtagtgtTTTCTTATGTTTGCACACAAGAATTCTAACATGGAAACACTCCAACTTCCGATGTCATCATCTTCAATGACGTACACCTAGCTGGCAAACATAATGCTCAtgcaaaagaaacaagaatCAATCATTTGGTTTCATGTCCTGAGAGAGACTGTCTAGACTCacaaatgtttgatttcattGCATGCTGAGCTTCAAAAAGCaggtgtgttttacagtgtatgtgGCTGAAGGGGAGGCTGAAAGAGGCTCTGAGagcaaatgatgatgaaaacaactgaaaacaacagctactgtatactgtgtaaaATTTCTTCCTGTTAATGCAAAAATATGCTAAAATCAGGTGTGTTCCATTTTATCTAACAATTAAGCTACTGTATAGCTGAATGACGTTAGAAGAGACACAACAAGGAAGTGTCAGTGTGCAGCTTACACGTCACGCAGAGCCTTTTGTAAGTTAATCAAGGCGTGAATGTTTCCAGCAGTTTTGAATTATTTGTTCAGCAAAGCAGACAGCATGCAACAGCAGCACGAAGAACAACACAGTCACATGAAGATGGAAAGGGAAAAGTGCACGGTACAAATATGAACGCTTTCTGCAGCTCTTACACCTGACTGCATGTGACTGGTCGATTCAGTTTAAACTGCTTGATAGATGAAGTGTAAGATCATCACCCCTTTCACTAAACCGGTGCGGATCTCCGGGCCCTTCGTATCCAAGGCGATGGCGATTGGTCGAAAATACAAGGGGTCAGAGGTTATCGTCTCCACTGCCTCTCTGATGTTTTTGATGGTTTCACCGTGGTACTGACAGACACATGGAAGGAGACAGGAAATCAATACGTGACTCAGTGAAAGACCAAAACGTGTGTAATATTTAATCTTCAGTAATAGTACACAGACTCATATACTGTGTAGTATAAATGCAATACATACTTCATGTGAACCATGAGAGAAATTCAGCCGAGCAATATTCATTCCTGCTTTAATCATCTCCTGGAGTTTGGGGATGGATCGTGACGCAGGACCTGAAAGGAAGAGCAGCGAGAGACTCATTCATTAAACTGAATGATTTTTGCTTTGTTCACTCATTCTGAAATGTGCCAACTTTCTTTGTATCTTTTCTCTGtaataacatatataataacTGAGTATCTTTGGATACGTACTGTTGATAAAACTAACCGAGCAATTGGgatatgtgaaaatgtaaataagctaTTTTCACTCCTTGATATCCTACTGACATTTTACTTACTAAGAAATTACATGGCTGATGAAtcaatgatgaaaataaatgtgagttGCTAGGGAATCAAAGCCTCTATCTGGTAGTCAGAGCTTGGGACAAACTAATAAGCAATCAGCATGttgtgtctctctttgttcTGAGCAGACTCCTGCCAACTCTGAGGCCACCCATCACCCAGGAGCTGGCTCTCGTACAGAAAGCCagtgatgaaaaacaacagttgCCAGAAAACAAAGTTGAAGCTGAGAGTCGCTCTCTGTGACAGGTTGTCGTACTCACCGATGGTGCAGATTATGCTGGTGTTGCGTGCTGTGATTGGCTCCTGGTCAATGTCCAGCAGACAGAGATGCTCCAGGAAGGTGTCAGCCATGCTGGCGTCCAGCTGCTGGCGTTGGATGAAAGAGTCCGGCAGCGTCATCACCTCTGAGTAGCGTCTGATACGAGCTGCAGCGGCAGATAAATGTTGTCAGCAGGGTGAAGTCAGACATGAAAGCGCTACTCCTCAAATGGCTGTGATTTCTgtgttaatgatgaataaaaccACACTTCTACTAAGTGCTGGGAgtgaagaacaaagacaaaaatggcAGCTCACCGCAACAGATTTTGTGCAgccagagaagaggaaacagagagtGTGATGACACAGAGGCACTGACATGACATTGACTAGACTGTGGAGAGGTCATGAAGATTTACAAGCTGACATTCAGCGGTCGTGTGAATCAGTAATAAGAAAACTAAACGCTGCTTCAGCAGCATTTGAAAACAGACAAGCAACCCattaatgaaattattttaaataaataaaaaaaatttcaggcagaaaaacaagatgaagtttaatgtgatgtaatgttaTCTCCTTCTCTGATAGAGAAAGAATCAAAGCAAATTGCATCCTGAGAAGACACACTCAAACTGAAAAGAGTCTAATTTAGTCGCACTCATTGACCAATGTGAAGCTCCATGAACTgaagagcacaaacacacaattctCATATAATACCAACATTCAACATGGCTGAACTTGTATCAACTGAAAGCAGATTTACTCCCACTTTCAAGAAATCATATTTTATCACCTCTTGAAATCTCTTAATATGCAAACTGGGATGATACCAGTACGTGATGCCACATCATGAACACCGCATCCCGATAACTCTGCCAGTCACTGCGGCGGCACAGAACCTGTAAATGGAGTCTGTGTCTTTTATGCAAAGCATTGTGCTACCTGGCTGAGGGCTTTGAGCCAGTATAATGGCATCAATTTGAGAGGATGTCACAGTCAGTCAAGCCTGCAATTTCTGCCACCACAGGGGAGAAGAGACCAGAGAGGAGAGCCTGACAGACAAGGTCGGTGCTAACGGCGCAACAGGAGCAGAGAGGTGAGGACAATGGGGGGGAGGGGGTGAAGTGAACAAAGGAGGAATCTCATGAAAGATTGTTGACTGATTTGACTGATTAAAAACTCAAGTGTCTCTTTTTTCAACCAACACAGAGTGTCATTTTTTACTATGTGGTTATTTTAATTCCAGATCATCGAACAACTTTATCATAATAAAGTTATATATATTGGGATTTGTTATCCGTGCACCTTGTAGGTGAAGTTGTGCCAGGAATTCCTACTTTGCTCTTACTTCTAATTGATGCAAAACACTTTGCAGACAAAAACTCAGAAGGACAAAGCTTAAAGTCTGCAGAGGAAACTCCCTGATGGAGGTTTTGCAGGCTAATGTGAACACGCACAGCTCCTCCATCCTGGATTCAGTagctgtcagtgttttctcGCCTTTTCTTTgtgactttctctctctctctctctctctccacttccTCGTGACCCA
This genomic stretch from Anabas testudineus chromosome 16, fAnaTes1.2, whole genome shotgun sequence harbors:
- the pklr gene encoding pyruvate kinase PKLR isoform X2, whose product is MTLPDSFIQRQQLDASMADTFLEHLCLLDIDQEPITARNTSIICTIGPASRSIPKLQEMIKAGMNIARLNFSHGSHEYHGETIKNIREAVETITSDPLYFRPIAIALDTKGPEIRTGLVKGKVEEEVELEKGSHVRVVTAEIDKDKTDGKIIWVDYPNVSKVLKKGSKIYIDDGLIGLKVTELGSDWVDTVVEAGGVLCSRKGVNLPGCDLVGLQAVSERDEADLRFGVAQGVDMVFASFIRSAQDVKDVRRALGAHGRHIKVISKVESRQGVQKFEEILAESDGVMVARGDLGIEIPVEKVFVAQKMMIGRCNSAGKPVICATQMLESMVSHARPTRAEGSDVANAVLDGADCVMLSGETAKGQFPVEAVAMMHSICREAEAAIFHQQLFEELRRLTPLSSDPTEVTAIGAVESSFKCCAGAIIVLTTSGRSAHLLSRYRPRCPIVAVTRSPQVARQSQLLRGVFPALFHPLPAPVWADDVDNRVNFGMDIGKARGFFKSGDMVIVVTGWIPGSGHTNIMRAVNVP
- the pklr gene encoding pyruvate kinase PKLR isoform X1 — translated: MARIRRYSEVMTLPDSFIQRQQLDASMADTFLEHLCLLDIDQEPITARNTSIICTIGPASRSIPKLQEMIKAGMNIARLNFSHGSHEYHGETIKNIREAVETITSDPLYFRPIAIALDTKGPEIRTGLVKGKVEEEVELEKGSHVRVVTAEIDKDKTDGKIIWVDYPNVSKVLKKGSKIYIDDGLIGLKVTELGSDWVDTVVEAGGVLCSRKGVNLPGCDLVGLQAVSERDEADLRFGVAQGVDMVFASFIRSAQDVKDVRRALGAHGRHIKVISKVESRQGVQKFEEILAESDGVMVARGDLGIEIPVEKVFVAQKMMIGRCNSAGKPVICATQMLESMVSHARPTRAEGSDVANAVLDGADCVMLSGETAKGQFPVEAVAMMHSICREAEAAIFHQQLFEELRRLTPLSSDPTEVTAIGAVESSFKCCAGAIIVLTTSGRSAHLLSRYRPRCPIVAVTRSPQVARQSQLLRGVFPALFHPLPAPVWADDVDNRVNFGMDIGKARGFFKSGDMVIVVTGWIPGSGHTNIMRAVNVP